A genome region from Chlorobaculum tepidum TLS includes the following:
- a CDS encoding acetate/propionate family kinase has product MMPRPVCTILALNTGSSSIKFSLYESGDTEELLFSGSLTRIGLPDGRFSVTDPEGRFIDCERVDVPDHAAACRYVFSWITQHGPGMPDAVGHRVVHGGPRHTTPEKVTSELLDSIAEIVPYAPEHLPQALNAIRYAASELPGVFQVACFDTAFHSTMPPLAKLCPIPEEYRNQGVQRYGFHGLSYQYILSQLQAEGDPFARKGRLILAHLGHGASMAAVLDGRSVETTMGFSPAGGLVMSTRTGDLDPGVVLFLLQQGHLDSDGLRDMVNKKSGLLGVSGLSDDMRDLLDAEAENEQARLAGELFCYSARKHIGALVAVLGGLDMIVFTGGIGLYSPDVRERICSGLEFLGVQVDHEKNLNHSGIISTDTSRVVVKVIETNEEVTIVRETRRVLENG; this is encoded by the coding sequence ATGATGCCCAGGCCGGTGTGTACCATTCTTGCTCTCAATACCGGTTCGTCGAGTATCAAGTTTTCACTGTATGAGAGCGGGGATACCGAGGAGCTGCTCTTTTCCGGATCACTGACCCGGATCGGTTTGCCGGACGGACGCTTCTCCGTGACCGACCCCGAGGGTCGATTTATCGATTGTGAGCGGGTTGATGTTCCCGATCATGCCGCGGCTTGTCGCTACGTGTTTTCCTGGATCACGCAGCACGGCCCCGGAATGCCGGACGCTGTGGGCCATCGGGTGGTGCATGGTGGACCCCGTCACACCACTCCCGAAAAGGTCACCTCTGAACTGCTTGACTCCATCGCCGAAATCGTTCCCTACGCCCCCGAACATCTGCCGCAGGCGCTGAACGCCATCCGCTACGCCGCATCCGAACTGCCGGGTGTGTTCCAGGTGGCCTGCTTCGATACCGCATTCCACAGCACAATGCCGCCGCTGGCGAAGCTCTGTCCCATTCCTGAAGAGTACCGGAATCAGGGGGTGCAGCGGTACGGGTTTCACGGTCTTTCCTACCAGTACATTCTCAGTCAACTGCAAGCCGAGGGGGATCCGTTTGCCCGCAAGGGTCGCCTCATTCTCGCGCATCTCGGCCACGGAGCCAGCATGGCGGCGGTGCTCGACGGTCGGAGCGTCGAGACGACGATGGGCTTTTCGCCTGCGGGTGGCCTCGTGATGAGCACGCGCACGGGTGATCTCGATCCGGGCGTGGTGCTGTTTCTGTTGCAGCAAGGGCATCTCGATTCAGATGGCTTGCGCGACATGGTGAACAAAAAGTCCGGCCTGCTTGGTGTCTCCGGCCTGAGCGACGACATGCGCGACCTGCTTGACGCTGAAGCGGAGAACGAACAGGCGCGACTGGCCGGGGAGCTTTTCTGCTACAGCGCCCGCAAGCACATTGGCGCGCTCGTGGCGGTGCTCGGTGGCCTCGACATGATCGTCTTCACCGGCGGCATTGGCCTTTATTCGCCAGATGTTCGCGAGCGAATCTGTTCAGGCCTCGAATTTCTTGGCGTCCAGGTTGATCATGAAAAGAATCTGAATCATTCCGGAATTATTTCGACAGATACCAGCCGGGTTGTCGTCAAAGTTATTGAAACCAACGAAGAGGTGACGATTGTCAGAGAGACAAGACGTGTGCTCGAAAATGGTTGA
- a CDS encoding sigma-54-dependent Fis family transcriptional regulator, with protein sequence MLIAQEQEQSSISLLAEVSRAVNNEEDISKVLRLVLFILSEHMNMLRGMVTILNRTTGEMVINESFGLTDEQRQLARYKVGEGIIGQVVKTGRPSVVPRINEEPLFLDRTQSRAEENKEELCFICVPIKVGREVIGTLSADRRISVPAENGDKKLWRKSDRIDVLQYYVDLLSIIAAMIAQAVRIKQLDDEKSIDGAHERTGTPALGFQIIDREIEEELPETERPANIIGNAKPMMSLFKMIDKISKTSATALILGESGVGKELVANAIHFKSMRNGKPFIKFNCAALPESIVESELFGHEKGAFTGASAQRRGRFELADGGTLFLDEVGELSLPTQAKLLRIIQEKEFERVGGSKTIKTDVRIIAATNRNLEEQIQKGNFREDLYYRLNIFPITVPPLRERKTDILLLADYFVEQFNKTNHKGVRRISTTAIDMLMRYHWPGNVRELQNCIERAVILSEDNVIHGYHLPPSLQTAESSGTPYTGDLQQKLDAIEKEMIIEALKRTKGNMTKAAIQLGLSDRIMGLRMKKFNIDYRKFRA encoded by the coding sequence ATGCTCATCGCTCAGGAACAGGAACAGAGCAGCATCAGTCTACTCGCCGAGGTCAGCAGGGCCGTCAACAATGAGGAGGACATCAGCAAGGTGCTCCGGCTGGTGCTTTTCATCTTGTCAGAACATATGAACATGCTCAGAGGCATGGTCACCATTCTGAACCGCACTACCGGCGAGATGGTCATCAACGAATCGTTCGGCCTGACCGACGAGCAGCGTCAGCTTGCCCGCTACAAGGTTGGCGAAGGCATCATCGGCCAGGTGGTCAAAACGGGACGCCCCTCCGTCGTGCCCCGCATCAATGAAGAGCCGCTTTTTCTCGACCGCACCCAGTCCAGAGCCGAGGAAAACAAGGAGGAGTTGTGCTTCATCTGCGTGCCCATCAAGGTGGGACGCGAGGTTATCGGCACACTGAGCGCTGACCGGCGAATTTCCGTTCCCGCTGAAAATGGCGACAAGAAGCTCTGGCGCAAAAGTGACCGGATCGATGTTCTGCAGTACTATGTCGATCTGCTCTCGATCATTGCGGCCATGATCGCCCAGGCGGTTCGCATCAAGCAGCTCGATGACGAAAAGAGCATCGATGGCGCACACGAACGAACCGGTACCCCTGCACTGGGCTTCCAGATCATCGATAGAGAAATCGAAGAAGAGTTGCCCGAAACGGAACGGCCCGCCAACATCATCGGAAACGCCAAGCCGATGATGTCGCTCTTCAAGATGATCGACAAAATCTCGAAAACCAGCGCTACGGCCCTGATTCTCGGCGAAAGCGGCGTCGGCAAGGAGCTGGTGGCCAACGCCATCCACTTCAAAAGCATGAGGAATGGCAAGCCGTTCATCAAGTTCAACTGCGCGGCGCTGCCGGAAAGCATTGTCGAAAGTGAGCTGTTCGGCCATGAAAAAGGAGCCTTCACCGGCGCCTCGGCACAGCGGCGCGGGCGCTTCGAGCTTGCCGACGGCGGCACGCTTTTTCTCGACGAGGTCGGCGAGCTGAGCCTGCCAACGCAGGCCAAGTTGCTGCGAATCATCCAGGAGAAGGAGTTCGAGCGGGTCGGCGGATCGAAAACCATCAAAACCGACGTGCGCATCATCGCAGCCACCAACCGGAACCTCGAGGAACAGATCCAGAAAGGCAACTTCCGCGAGGATCTCTACTACCGACTCAACATCTTCCCGATCACCGTGCCGCCGCTTCGCGAGCGCAAGACGGATATTTTGCTGCTGGCGGACTATTTCGTGGAGCAGTTCAACAAGACCAACCACAAGGGTGTGCGGCGGATTTCGACCACGGCCATCGACATGCTGATGCGCTACCACTGGCCCGGCAACGTGCGCGAGTTGCAGAACTGCATCGAACGCGCGGTGATTCTGAGCGAGGACAACGTCATCCACGGCTACCACCTGCCGCCGTCGCTCCAGACCGCCGAGTCAAGCGGCACCCCCTACACCGGCGACTTGCAGCAGAAACTCGACGCCATCGAGAAGGAGATGATCATCGAAGCGCTCAAACGCACCAAAGGCAACATGACCAAAGCCGCCATCCAACTCGGCCTGTCGGACAGGATCATGGGATTAAGGATGAAGAAATTCAATATCGACTACCGGAAATTCCGGGCGTGA
- a CDS encoding type II toxin-antitoxin system RelE/ParE family toxin → MKIRIHELAAHELDEAIEWHELQSRDLGKHFRRIVREQVKTLARNPIWYLRKSDDIYKAFIPKFPYKNIVHRRRK, encoded by the coding sequence ATGAAGATTAGAATTCATGAGCTTGCAGCTCACGAATTGGATGAGGCTATTGAATGGCATGAACTTCAATCCAGAGATCTTGGCAAGCATTTCAGGAGAATTGTCAGAGAGCAGGTTAAAACCTTAGCCAGAAATCCGATTTGGTATCTCAGAAAATCCGATGATATTTATAAGGCATTCATCCCCAAATTTCCCTATAAAAATATTGTACACCGCAGAAGAAAATGA
- the nifV gene encoding homocitrate synthase, which yields MPTRTETRPGVIRKPWIIDTTLRDGEQAPGVVFSPHEKKRIAAMLAETGVDEIEVGYPAISAAERKVIREIVAMKLPVRLTSWSRANMADIELAAECGTDAVHISFPASRLYLELIHKKDDWIQEQLHALVSKARERFDFVSVGGQDATRSSTDFLQRFMLDAEAAGAKRFRIADTVGIATPVSVMALGAALRQSSSLPLEFHAHNDLGMATANAFTALNEGFEAVSVSVTGLGERAGNAALEELAMALALNGDFDTHLDTSMLSRLCDAVATASGRAIQEQKPVVGRSAFQHESGIHCAALLQDPLSYQPFLPSRVGRSDFEIVIGKHSGTAAIIAHFNRRGITISKKEARELLDLIRSQSDRLKRALRTDEIDALREQNSVKHA from the coding sequence GTGCCAACCCGAACTGAAACCAGACCCGGAGTGATCCGCAAACCGTGGATCATCGATACGACCCTCCGGGATGGAGAGCAGGCCCCCGGCGTGGTGTTCAGTCCGCACGAAAAAAAGCGGATAGCAGCAATGCTTGCAGAAACCGGCGTCGATGAGATCGAAGTGGGCTACCCGGCCATCAGTGCGGCGGAGCGGAAGGTGATTCGCGAGATCGTCGCCATGAAACTGCCGGTACGCCTGACTTCGTGGTCGCGGGCCAATATGGCGGACATCGAGTTGGCGGCAGAATGCGGCACCGATGCGGTGCACATCAGTTTTCCGGCCTCCCGGCTCTATCTGGAGCTGATACACAAGAAGGATGACTGGATTCAGGAGCAGCTTCACGCGCTTGTTTCCAAAGCTCGCGAACGGTTCGATTTCGTCAGCGTCGGCGGACAGGACGCCACGAGAAGTAGCACTGATTTTCTGCAACGCTTCATGCTCGATGCTGAAGCTGCCGGAGCCAAACGGTTCAGGATCGCCGATACGGTAGGCATCGCCACGCCGGTGTCGGTGATGGCCCTCGGCGCAGCGTTGCGCCAAAGCTCGTCGCTGCCGCTGGAGTTCCACGCGCACAACGATCTCGGCATGGCGACCGCCAACGCCTTCACGGCACTCAACGAGGGATTCGAAGCGGTCAGCGTGTCGGTGACCGGTCTCGGAGAGCGTGCGGGCAACGCGGCCCTCGAAGAGCTGGCAATGGCGCTTGCGCTGAATGGAGACTTCGACACGCATCTCGACACATCGATGCTCTCCCGGCTTTGCGACGCCGTGGCCACGGCTTCCGGACGAGCCATTCAGGAGCAAAAACCGGTGGTCGGACGTTCAGCCTTCCAGCACGAATCGGGCATTCATTGCGCCGCGCTGTTGCAGGATCCGCTCTCCTACCAGCCGTTCCTGCCGTCGCGGGTTGGCCGCAGCGATTTCGAGATAGTCATCGGCAAACACTCAGGCACAGCGGCGATCATCGCCCATTTCAACCGGCGCGGAATCACGATTTCGAAAAAGGAGGCCCGCGAACTGCTCGATCTGATCCGTAGTCAGTCCGACCGCCTCAAACGGGCGCTCCGGACCGACGAGATCGACGCGCTCCGTGAACAAAACTCTGTGAAACACGCTTAA
- the hpt gene encoding hypoxanthine phosphoribosyltransferase, protein MIENVPFTELISAERIAARVAELGAEISRDLAGIDELTVVCVLKGGFIFTADLVRHITIPCRIEFIRASSYGTHRASTGKVMLDHHHDPHVEGKNVLLVEDILDTGLTITRVLEELRGHNPASLHVCTLLDKPSARTTPVKADFTGFTIPDVYVVGYGLDAAGKHRELPYVASLNA, encoded by the coding sequence ATGATCGAGAACGTGCCGTTCACCGAGCTGATCTCCGCCGAGCGCATCGCGGCTCGTGTCGCCGAGCTGGGCGCAGAAATTTCACGCGACCTGGCCGGTATCGACGAGCTGACTGTGGTGTGCGTGCTGAAAGGCGGATTCATTTTCACAGCCGATCTGGTGCGGCACATCACCATTCCCTGCCGCATCGAGTTCATCCGCGCTTCGAGTTACGGCACGCACCGCGCCTCCACAGGCAAGGTGATGCTCGATCATCACCACGATCCGCATGTCGAGGGCAAGAACGTGCTGCTCGTCGAAGATATCCTCGATACCGGGCTGACCATCACCCGCGTCCTCGAAGAGCTGCGCGGCCACAATCCTGCATCCCTGCATGTCTGCACCCTGCTCGACAAGCCTTCAGCGCGCACCACACCCGTCAAGGCGGACTTCACCGGCTTCACCATTCCGGATGTTTACGTCGTGGGTTATGGACTCGATGCCGCCGGAAAGCATCGCGAGTTGCCTTACGTCGCATCACTGAACGCCTGA
- a CDS encoding leucine-rich repeat domain-containing protein has product MSDLDVIRQIEQELGMQLEPVDKLKWYSKGYKLDKDQRVTAIGLYDCGSDTLDRIIQPLESLKSLSELSLSSNQITDISPLASLNSLSMLWLDRNQITDIAPLASLNSLSMLWLFGNKISDIAPLESLKSLTELQLSSNQITDIAPLASLKSLTELSLSGNNISDIAPLESLKSLTELSLSSNQITDIAPLASLKSLTELSLSSNQISDIAPLESLKSLTELQLSRNQISDIAPLESLKSLTELQLSSNQITDIAPLASLKSLTELQLSRNQISDIAPLESLNSLSKLWLNGNQITDIAPLASLNSLTELELSSNQITDIAPLASLKSLSTLWLSSNQISDIAPLASLESLSELSLSSNQISDISPLASLNSLTGFDVRRNPIKRLPETITGFDMEILWNDFSSSGFITFFDNPLESPPPEIVKQGKEAVRQYFQSIEEARSKGEALVHLQEIKVHLIGDGMAGKTSLLKQLIGETFDPKESQTHGLNVVTKQAPNIKGLENDDELKECLFHFWDFGGQEIMHASHQFFMTRSSVYMLLLDSRTDSNKHYWLRHIEKYGGKSPVIVVMNKIDENPSYNIEQKKINERFPAIENRFHRISCKNGDGVESIAKSLKSAVLHPDSIYGTPLAPSWIKVKEKLVEATTAQRYLNRTEVEKICNDSGITDPGERKTLLGYLNNLGIVLYFEALDLSEIYVLDPHWVTIGVYRIINSSKTKNGHLNTSALGYILNEEQIRCDEYDPAKNNKFTYTLLEQRYLLDIMKQFELCYDEGKGLFIIPSNLPTQIDNEPEITEGEPLRFIMKYDYLPSTIIPRLMIAMQHQILDRMQWRYGMVLKSQDHEGALAKVVAETKDSTITIAIQGEPRCKREYLSIIWYEIKKINANFTNLDVKEFIPLPGHPDELVEYKELLGLEKMGRDEYVSGKLEKVFSVSKMLDSVISKEERNKERLMGDINIKLENIGNPTIPIHQQVEVNVSQETVQHVENLQGFFENLKADILREAELEIDDPKERKRLANELELAENAITKMDAAVKSGKNKLKPDVKDRLGEFIDNLANENSRLRKGIALVMNGAEKVQKLARYYNNVAPFFDLPSVPPVLLGKEKT; this is encoded by the coding sequence ATGAGCGACCTTGATGTTATCCGGCAAATCGAGCAGGAACTCGGCATGCAACTTGAGCCTGTTGACAAATTAAAATGGTATTCAAAAGGGTATAAGCTCGATAAAGATCAGCGGGTTACTGCGATAGGATTGTACGATTGCGGAAGTGACACGCTGGATCGAATCATTCAGCCGCTTGAATCGCTCAAATCGCTCTCGGAACTCTCGCTCTCCAGCAACCAGATCACCGACATTTCGCCGCTCGCATCCCTCAACTCACTCTCGATGCTCTGGCTCGACCGCAACCAGATCACCGACATTGCGCCGCTCGCATCGCTCAACTCACTCTCGATGCTCTGGCTCTTCGGCAACAAGATCAGCGACATTGCGCCGCTTGAATCGCTCAAATCGCTCACGGAACTCCAGCTCTCCAGCAACCAGATCACCGACATCGCGCCGCTCGCATCCCTCAAATCGCTCACGGAACTCTCGCTCTCCGGCAACAATATCAGCGACATTGCGCCGCTTGAATCGCTCAAATCGCTCACGGAACTCTCGCTCTCCAGCAACCAGATCACCGACATTGCGCCGCTCGCATCCCTCAAATCGCTCACGGAACTCTCGCTCTCCAGCAACCAGATCAGCGACATTGCGCCGCTTGAATCGCTCAAATCGCTCACGGAACTACAGCTCTCCCGCAACCAGATCAGCGACATTGCGCCGCTTGAATCGCTCAAATCGCTCACGGAACTCCAGCTCTCCAGCAACCAGATCACCGACATCGCGCCGCTCGCATCCCTCAAATCGCTCACGGAACTACAGCTCTCCCGCAACCAGATCAGCGACATTGCGCCGCTTGAATCGCTCAACTCGCTCTCGAAGCTCTGGCTCAACGGCAACCAGATCACCGACATTGCGCCGCTCGCATCCCTCAACTCGCTCACGGAACTCGAGCTCTCCAGCAACCAGATCACCGACATCGCGCCGCTCGCATCCCTCAAATCGCTCTCGACGCTCTGGCTCTCCAGCAACCAGATCAGCGACATTGCGCCGCTCGCATCGCTCGAATCGCTCTCGGAACTCTCGCTCTCCAGCAACCAGATCAGCGACATTTCGCCGCTCGCATCCCTCAACTCGCTCACCGGGTTCGACGTCAGGCGCAATCCGATCAAAAGATTGCCTGAAACAATCACCGGGTTCGACATGGAAATTCTATGGAATGATTTCAGCTCATCAGGGTTCATCACGTTTTTCGACAACCCTCTCGAATCTCCGCCGCCTGAAATCGTCAAACAGGGCAAAGAGGCCGTCCGGCAATATTTCCAGTCGATTGAAGAGGCCCGCTCAAAAGGCGAAGCACTTGTCCACTTGCAGGAAATAAAAGTGCATCTCATCGGCGACGGGATGGCCGGTAAAACCTCGTTGCTGAAACAGCTTATCGGCGAAACGTTTGACCCAAAAGAGTCACAAACGCATGGCCTGAATGTTGTCACAAAACAGGCCCCCAACATCAAAGGTCTGGAAAATGACGATGAACTCAAGGAGTGCCTGTTCCACTTCTGGGATTTCGGCGGGCAGGAGATCATGCATGCTTCGCATCAGTTTTTCATGACCAGAAGCTCGGTTTATATGCTGCTGCTCGACAGCCGCACCGACAGCAACAAGCACTACTGGCTGCGCCATATCGAGAAGTATGGCGGAAAGTCGCCGGTGATCGTTGTGATGAACAAAATCGACGAAAATCCCAGCTACAACATTGAGCAGAAAAAGATCAACGAGCGCTTCCCAGCAATCGAAAACCGTTTCCACCGGATTTCCTGCAAAAACGGAGATGGCGTTGAAAGCATCGCGAAAAGCCTGAAAAGCGCCGTGCTTCATCCAGATTCGATCTACGGAACGCCGCTGGCGCCGAGCTGGATAAAGGTCAAGGAAAAGCTGGTCGAAGCGACTACAGCGCAACGATACCTCAACCGAACAGAAGTCGAAAAGATATGCAACGATTCGGGCATCACCGACCCCGGCGAAAGAAAAACGCTGCTCGGCTACCTGAACAACCTCGGCATCGTGCTCTATTTCGAAGCGCTCGACCTTTCCGAAATTTACGTGCTCGACCCCCACTGGGTCACCATCGGCGTGTACCGAATCATCAACTCATCCAAAACAAAAAACGGCCACCTGAACACCAGCGCCCTCGGCTACATTTTGAACGAAGAGCAGATTCGATGCGACGAGTATGACCCGGCAAAAAACAACAAATTCACCTACACTCTCCTGGAGCAGCGCTATCTGCTCGACATTATGAAGCAGTTCGAGCTGTGCTATGATGAAGGCAAAGGTTTGTTCATCATTCCATCGAACCTGCCCACACAGATCGACAACGAACCGGAGATCACCGAAGGAGAACCGCTGCGGTTCATCATGAAGTACGACTACCTGCCATCAACCATCATTCCTCGGTTGATGATCGCCATGCAGCACCAGATTCTCGATAGAATGCAGTGGCGCTACGGCATGGTGCTAAAAAGCCAAGATCACGAAGGAGCTCTCGCAAAAGTAGTGGCCGAGACAAAAGACTCGACCATCACCATCGCAATTCAGGGCGAACCGCGATGCAAACGAGAGTACCTCTCCATCATCTGGTACGAGATCAAGAAGATCAACGCCAACTTCACGAACCTCGACGTCAAGGAGTTTATTCCGCTACCCGGCCATCCAGACGAACTTGTAGAATACAAAGAACTGCTGGGACTCGAAAAAATGGGGCGAGACGAGTATGTTTCAGGAAAGCTCGAAAAAGTATTCTCCGTCTCGAAAATGCTCGACAGCGTCATCAGCAAAGAAGAACGAAACAAGGAGAGACTCATGGGCGACATCAACATCAAATTGGAAAACATCGGTAATCCAACTATCCCGATCCACCAGCAGGTCGAGGTAAACGTTAGTCAGGAAACCGTTCAACATGTCGAAAACCTGCAAGGCTTTTTCGAAAACCTCAAGGCAGACATCCTGCGGGAAGCCGAACTTGAAATCGACGATCCGAAAGAGAGAAAACGGCTGGCAAATGAACTGGAGCTGGCGGAAAACGCAATTACCAAAATGGACGCCGCCGTGAAGAGCGGGAAGAACAAGCTGAAACCAGACGTAAAAGATCGCCTCGGTGAATTCATCGACAACCTTGCCAACGAAAATTCGAGACTGCGCAAAGGGATCGCGCTGGTCATGAACGGCGCGGAAAAAGTGCAAAAACTCGCTCGATACTACAACAACGTCGCGCCATTCTTCGACCTGCCATCGGTGCCGCCCGTGCTGCTGGGCAAAGAGAAAACATGA
- a CDS encoding phosphoketolase family protein, whose amino-acid sequence MTEMTTPLSPRELDLMNAYWRAANYLSVGQIYLMDNPLLKEPLSKEHIKPRLLGHWGTTPGLNFLYVHLNRIIRNRDLDIIYIAGPGHGGPALVANVWLEGTYSEYYPDVSFDEAGMKRLFRQFSFPGGIPSHVAPATPGSIHEGGELGYALSHAYGAVFDNPDLVAACVIGDGEAETGPLATAWHSNKFLNPKRDGAVLPVLHLNGYKIANPTVLARISHEELEQLMIGYGYKPYFVEGDDPATMHQMMAATMDRCFDEIAEIQRRARVDGVTERPMWPMIVFRSPKGWTGPKVVDGKPAEGSWRSHQVPFSTVRDNPEHMALLETWLKSYRAEELFTADGVLLPELQELAPRGKKRMGDIPHANGGLLLKELRMPDFREYGIDVPKPGSVEAEAPKPMARFLRDIMKMNEKAANFRVFGPDETASNRLGELFEETDRTWMAGMLPTDDHLSRDGRVMEILSEHTCQGWLEGYLLTGRHGFFSCYEAFIHIIDSMFNQHAKWLKVTGAEIPWRRPIASLNYFLTSHVWRQDHNGFSHQDPGFIDHVVNKKSSVIRVYLPPDANSLLSVTNHCLRSRNYINVIVAGKQPAWQWLDMESAVRHCTSGIGIWEWASNDANEGEPDVVMACAGDVPTLETLAAVKILRKLAPELKIRVVNVVDLMTLQPKEEHPHGLADRDFDDMFTTDKPIIFAYHGYPWLIHRLTYRRTNHHNLHVRGYKEEGTTTTPFDMVVMNELDRFHLVADVANRVESLRPQAAYIKQYVRDRLIEHKEYITKYGEDMPEVRDWRWED is encoded by the coding sequence ATGACTGAAATGACGACTCCGCTTTCCCCTCGCGAACTCGATCTGATGAACGCTTACTGGCGAGCGGCGAACTACCTTTCCGTCGGCCAGATTTATCTGATGGACAATCCACTCCTGAAAGAGCCGCTCTCCAAAGAACATATCAAGCCCCGCCTGCTCGGCCACTGGGGCACCACTCCCGGTCTCAATTTCCTTTACGTGCACCTGAACCGCATCATCCGCAACCGCGATCTTGACATTATCTATATCGCCGGGCCGGGACATGGCGGGCCTGCGCTGGTGGCGAACGTATGGCTGGAGGGTACCTACAGTGAGTACTATCCCGATGTGTCGTTCGACGAGGCGGGCATGAAGCGGCTGTTCCGGCAGTTCTCGTTTCCGGGCGGTATTCCGAGCCACGTGGCTCCCGCAACGCCGGGATCGATCCATGAGGGCGGAGAGCTGGGCTATGCGTTGTCGCACGCTTACGGCGCGGTGTTCGACAATCCCGATCTTGTCGCAGCCTGTGTCATCGGCGATGGCGAGGCAGAGACGGGGCCACTGGCGACGGCGTGGCACAGCAACAAGTTCCTGAACCCGAAGCGCGACGGGGCGGTGCTGCCGGTTCTGCACCTGAACGGCTACAAGATCGCCAACCCAACGGTGCTGGCGCGCATTTCGCACGAGGAGCTGGAGCAGCTCATGATTGGCTACGGCTACAAACCGTACTTCGTTGAGGGGGATGACCCGGCGACGATGCACCAGATGATGGCGGCGACGATGGACCGCTGCTTCGATGAGATCGCCGAAATCCAGCGCCGGGCGAGGGTCGATGGCGTGACCGAGCGACCGATGTGGCCGATGATCGTGTTTCGCTCTCCGAAAGGGTGGACGGGGCCGAAGGTGGTTGACGGCAAACCCGCCGAGGGGAGCTGGCGTTCACACCAGGTGCCGTTCAGCACGGTGCGAGACAATCCGGAGCACATGGCGCTGCTCGAAACGTGGCTGAAAAGCTACCGTGCCGAAGAGCTGTTCACAGCGGATGGCGTTCTTCTTCCTGAGTTGCAGGAGCTGGCTCCGCGTGGCAAGAAGCGCATGGGCGATATTCCACACGCCAACGGCGGCCTGTTGCTCAAGGAGTTGCGGATGCCGGACTTTCGGGAATATGGAATCGATGTACCGAAGCCCGGATCGGTGGAGGCCGAAGCGCCTAAGCCGATGGCCCGCTTTCTGCGCGACATCATGAAGATGAACGAGAAGGCGGCCAACTTCCGCGTTTTCGGGCCGGACGAGACCGCATCAAACCGCCTTGGCGAGCTGTTCGAAGAGACCGACCGCACGTGGATGGCCGGGATGCTGCCGACCGACGATCATCTGTCGCGCGATGGCCGCGTGATGGAAATTCTCTCGGAGCACACCTGCCAGGGGTGGCTTGAAGGATACCTTTTGACCGGACGCCACGGCTTCTTCTCATGCTACGAGGCGTTCATCCACATCATCGACTCGATGTTCAACCAGCACGCCAAGTGGCTGAAGGTGACTGGTGCCGAAATTCCCTGGCGCCGGCCCATCGCTTCGCTGAACTATTTCCTGACTTCGCACGTGTGGCGGCAGGATCACAACGGCTTTTCGCATCAGGATCCCGGTTTTATTGACCATGTGGTCAACAAGAAGTCGAGCGTGATTCGTGTTTATCTGCCGCCAGACGCCAATTCGCTGCTGTCGGTCACAAACCATTGCCTGCGCTCCCGCAATTACATCAATGTGATTGTGGCGGGTAAACAGCCAGCGTGGCAGTGGCTTGACATGGAGTCCGCCGTGCGGCACTGTACCAGCGGCATCGGCATCTGGGAGTGGGCCTCGAATGACGCGAATGAGGGCGAGCCGGACGTGGTGATGGCTTGTGCGGGCGACGTGCCGACGCTTGAAACGCTGGCCGCCGTCAAGATTCTGCGCAAACTCGCGCCGGAGTTGAAGATCAGGGTGGTCAACGTGGTCGATCTCATGACTCTCCAGCCGAAAGAGGAGCACCCGCACGGCCTTGCCGATCGCGATTTCGACGACATGTTTACTACAGACAAGCCGATCATCTTCGCCTATCACGGTTACCCGTGGCTGATCCACCGGCTGACCTACCGCCGCACGAACCACCACAACCTGCACGTGCGTGGCTACAAGGAGGAGGGCACCACGACGACGCCGTTCGACATGGTGGTGATGAACGAGCTCGACCGCTTCCACCTGGTAGCCGACGTAGCCAACCGCGTGGAGAGCCTCAGGCCACAAGCTGCCTACATCAAACAATACGTCCGCGACCGCCTGATCGAGCACAAGGAGTACATCACGAAATATGGCGAGGATATGCCGGAAGTGAGGGATTGGCGCTGGGAGGATTGA